The Notolabrus celidotus isolate fNotCel1 chromosome 23, fNotCel1.pri, whole genome shotgun sequence region AGACGGAGTCCCAAAATTTGACTTCCAGTGGTTTGTTGATCTGACACTGAAGTTATACTAATATTTTCTTATGTCCATAAAAAATCAGCTTTCCAGTAGATTCTAGTTTTGTCAATGAGTCCAACTGCATTGGAAAATCATGCCCCTCTTTCTCCTCAGATGTAATCTTTGTAGAAACTTCTGGAAAACAAACAGTTCAGCATGATAATCATAGTGCTCCACAgtcctttttttccctgaaaAACACATCTGCTTTTATACGATAATGTCCAtaatttcttgtttgtttctggaCAATGAGCCAAATCTCTATTTTGAATGCAGAGATACACAAAGAAGACTCCGCATTTCAAAAGTTGCACTTGAAAGAAACCAATTTTGCTGTAGTGTCATTTCACGTTTCTtcaagaaagagacaaaaacacctGCAGCCCCGCCAGAAAATTGCTAACATTGTGGTGACTACTTCCCAGCTGAATGCCAATtagcaggatttttttttctgacacaaaAGACGCCTTGCAATCACACAGTCTTAATGCCATGTTCCAAAGAAACATGAGACATGTAACAGGGCTCTGTGGTTGCCAAATTACCTGCATTCAGATTTGGAGAGCGGCACCAGTTAAAAaagtttaactttatttaaaacctcaagtgggagaaaaaaatgtatcaacaaGGAAGCTGAAACATTTGCCTCTTCCTGCTACACGCCACTCGTCTCAGCTCTCATCAATTCATGATTCTTCCAAACATCCATCAGGGAACTCCATCCTAGTTAAGATTACCCAATCACGTTAGCCTTCAGCTAATATTCCTCTCAACCAAAACCAATCTCTAATCAACACCGCCTTATTAATCCATTTAGCTGCACCTGCAGTGTGCTCATGCCAACACCCAACCACCGACTCCTCCATCATACCAGCACCATGGCTCCACGCAGAGTCATAATGACAGAGGCTAGAGGAGGTAGATTGTGCATCTCTGACTTCATCCCTATGAATGAGAAGTAATCAACAACTTCTGAAAGATATGACTGATTTCACTGCAAGCAATATGACCAATCTTGTTTTGCAGTGTTTTGGGTGGCAGTGATTTCAGCAATTGCTATGAATATGAAGCAATCTCAAATGGGACTTACTGTTTTTGGATTCATAGTTGCTATTTTGAGATATTCTAggatgtgattggttaatttgTGCAAAAGCTTGCAAAGCTTTCCAATGTGAATCTTTTCCATAATGTTTACCAAACACTTCAAATGACAACcataacctttaaaaacaggaaaaatgcTTATCTTCTTGGCTTTTATATTGTCCCAGCTTGAGCTTTGCAGTAGCTCTACACCATATACATCTCTAGAAATGGCTTTACCCCTAAATTCAGCCTCTGTATGAAAAGCttaatttcagctactgtctcgtTTCAACTCCTCcacagcattccagaacccagcaaTCTGGAAGCCTCCTTCACTTTTGGCATGCAAAAAGTTGCATTTCTCTTTTGAAAATGACAAATTTGCCCTATGTATGAGATTCACCAACTTGTGATGTCACATGTTGGTGAATCTCGTGTTAATCTCACTGAATTCTTGTGTGACTTTTTGAGCAAGCCATTCAGAGGGGCGAATAGTCTCATCCAGTAGTTACTCCAACACAAGTTTACCTTGCAAATTAAAACGTTGCCCACTTTTAGTATTGTCAACAGGCTTGTTAAACGGCTCTATTTGGATTTGGTACAATTGCCCTCACTAACTAGGTAAGTTAAGTCTATTTCTGTATCTTTTTAGGCTTTTgcaactcttttttttattaaagttatatttttttggctttttttgcatttatttgataggacagtgaagagagacaggaaatgtggggagtagagagcggggaaagacatgcagcaaatggtcgaccagccgggaatcgaactggcgacccctgcgacgaggactatagcctatgtatgtggggcgcttagactgctaggccaccccAGGCTTTTGCAACTCTGATCATCTGAAGTTTAGCGCAGATCTGAAAGAATCAACTGAAATGAACCTGTTATAAGAAAACTGAATCATTCAAACGTATGGTTAATGTCCACTTTGGGCTTCcatacagacaaaaaaaattacaggtgttgaaatttgaaattttaattAAAGGGTTCTGCAACAAATTTTAGagaattaaatgtatttttggacCTCAATTATGCAGACAATGATGTTTGTTATCCCTGTCAACCACTTACAATATTGTGATTACCTGGTAGGTAAgttgtgttgaatacttgattctgattggtcacaacCCCATACCAGTTGTAATAAATTGAAGTCATACCAGGGACAACCCGATCACATACGTcagatcaaatcaatccacggaaaggAGTCCGACACATCTcaccactgcctgttgacactgtggcaagaACAGTGTTAAAGGAAGTAGTTAGATTCAATCTCAGGCTTGTTTTGAGAGTTGGGATATAATGCCAGTTACCTGGCACAGATGTGGGAGCATCTTGGGGAGCGACTGGGCCCCAAACACCTCCACCTCTGTTGGATTTGATATTTACATCACGATGCGTTCACTGTATAAACTCCCTCATTTAGTTACAAGACATCAGTCAGAACAGCTTTAACTGCCAGCATCATTTTTATATACAGGCTCTATTTCAGAACCTTCTCAGTTTTGAATGTGTGAACAAACTGGTGCCAACAAATTGTTGTCATATTCTCCTGCTTAGGTGTTAAATATTTTCCCTGCCAGGTAAATAtagaaaaacacattaattAACTTCTACTTCTTCATCTCAGTTTTTCGTCCAAACCTTTCTGCTTTAAATAGGATGATAAGATCTGATTCTGTAGTCGGGAAATGTAAGTATTTAACAAATCTACATTTATACACTGAAATGTTACAGTATATTCAACCATAGTGTTTAAAATATTGCTTTACAGGGAACAGCAACATTATGGCATAATATATATAAACTTATGTGTccacaaacatgtttaaaatcacTAGATGATAAACAGTGAGCTGATGGTGATGTTCAGAATAGACCCAAAGGAGAAATATGTCAAACACAGCTAACCTATGATCACATTCAGGTCCGCGCACATTCTTCCAACAATGCAACCACTCATTCATCCGCACATCACTGGTGTCATTTTGGTATTGACAGCCGCCGTAATTACAAGTTGTACACAGTGTCACAGCACGAAGCATTAACTCAGTAAGGACAGGCAGACGTTCCTTCTCTTATTATGTTTATAAAATGGGGACCATTAATTCAGCCGACTGTGCAATCATCcaagtttttcattttctccccCCACATTTCATTAATGCGTCTAGACTGTCAATGGGGCATGAGcaaaacaaggaaaaataaaGGAAGAGGTAAATGTTTGGAGCTGAAGCTGTACTCATTTTTGCTAACAATCTACAGAGAGATGCATGATTGAACACATATCAGTCATAAATGACTTTTTTCTGGCGATGGTGTTTCATCTTTTcagaacttgtttttttaatttggtgcTATCAGTCCTCGCGTGGGCGTGTgagtcagttttttttctttttgaacatctcgttttaaaaaaacaccttgtTCCCGCTGATGAGGTCTCTGAAACGCCGTCGAGAGCTTTTCCCTGGCATCGTTTTAGACCACTCATCCACTTGAGAGCAAGATCGATGCTACACACATCTATGGTAATGATTTCAGTGATGATTTTGAGCCTTGATCTGCACGGCGATAGTAAACACCGTCTCCGAATCGCCTGTGAGCTCAATTCCTCATCGCATGTGGTTATTCCAAAGGCCCTGGGACGCAgagttattattgttttgtctTATGAGTCTGGTTTGATGTAATGGATTCATGCTGAATGCTGCACATGGGGCTGTGTGCTGAATGTGAATGTtgagacatttacattttttatactgAATTGAGGGTTGATTAGACTGAGATTTACGATAAAGAAGGCGATCACTTTGAATGTGTATCATGCATGCTGTCTAAAACATACACTGTGAAAAATCAATGGGTTAAAATTACCCTATAATTCAGATCAATATTAACACAATGATGGGTTCACTTACCCAGGACCAGAGAGTGAGGAGTCATTTGTTCATTAtagtcattatttttaaaattaccCTCGGGTTTAAACCACGtcagtaaaatattaaacagttGAATCTACTCCAGTGTTTTTACAGTGTTCACtctttcttatttattgttACAATGTATAAATCCCTTATAGTGTTTTGTAATATGCACTTCACTTTGTCTTGATATGAGTAATCTGTGACAGTTAAAGGTGAAATTTGATCTTGTAATGTCTCTCTCAAAAATtttgcaaaaatgttaaatttcagccgaggtaaaaaaaatccaaccaAATCAGAAACCATTGGTAACCACAAAGACATTTTTGTAGTGTGTATGTATTTAAATAAGCAGTATGACTTATTTGACTTAAAGCTACATGACCAATCTTTCTTGTAGCGTTCAAGAAAGCAGTGATCTCAAAGCAGGCGTATTAAAATATGACACAATCTAAAGGGCAATTCCatcatttagctttttttttttttggttcatatttttgtttgtaaatggttatttttttacaaaaatgttaGTTCCTCCTCAGGAACCCTTTACATAATGCTGACAGACATTTAGAAAACAATATGAGCCTCTGAAAGGCAGGCTTTGATTGGCTGCAGTCATATTAGGCGGTTTGTCGCTGCAGGAAATTTAACAGAAGTTGTGATTTTTTGTCATGATCACCAAAAATGTAAGTAAATAATAGGgagcaacatttttaaagacacttaattataataatgtttGTATCTATTTAGTGTTTTATTGCAACAGAAACAATTCTTAATCATATAATTAAGACAATCTGTGATAGTTTTAAGGTGAAATTTGAGCTCGTCCTGTCTagaattaaaggtacagtgttcgGTTTTCGGTGGCATTTATCAGAACAGACTAGTAGAATTGGAATATATTATACATAAGTATGGGTCCCATTCCACTGAGGCCGTCATATTGCACTGTCATGTTTCTACAGAAGCACTGattggacaaactagtaacatacgtgtttttgtatttaggtAGTGGTTGTGCGAAATGCAGTGGTTGGAAAATAAAGAAGGACAATACTAATCATGCATAGAGGCAGCTTTTTGACCTGAAAGGCCACCATCAATTCATTGACAAGGGTGAGCATGGGAGTGTTTCAATCTACAATCTGACCGCTAGATATTGCTAAATAtttccatttctacacactgtacctttaagtgaaaatgtcagattttaGTCAAGGTAAACTAtggataaaatgaaaataatctgtGAATCTTATTGtaagtttaaccctcctgttatgtttgtttctctgaaacagcaataatgttccttggTCAATTTGActtggggcatattcaattatccaaaagtgtcagaaccccaaaaaatcccaatacacattatTTTAATACACTCCATTACTAAACATTTAATCAAGATTTTGTCCAttgttgttctttaattctcacaaatCATGGTTCAATAAGGAtaactcatttttcattaaaattcctgttaattcttttttaatgtacattggaaagccctaaatataaatacaatagttttagatttttgtttattttaatttaaatttaaaaaaatatatatttttatgaagtaatgttgataaattgacacgacacctcttctgtcacatgctgcccagatgttTATGCTGCAtgtagctggtttggaagacatatattgcctaaaatagactttaaaaagggtcaatttgacccgcaacataacaggagggttaaggactttttaaatgtgtgttgtaATGTTGGTTAACGACAACTTCCGTATAATCAAACCATTGATTTATACATGGGATGATTACAACTGTAACACCAAACACGCAGGACATTCAAGGACATCCAAGTCCTTCTAAACCACATCAGTATCAGGTTCCCCGCCCAGTCTGTTTACACAGATAAGACATTTGTATGGATGTCATTGCTGCATTGCTATGtctataaagtacaaaaacctGTAGTAACAGGTTCAACCAAAGTAGAGCTCAGAGATTCAAAATTGTAATTGATTCAAACgtgtaaataaagaaaaaaatataataagataagTGAATGTGTGGAAAGAAGTAATATCAACAAATTGTAAAAAGCATAAAGCAAAGCAGACATGGACAAATACTTggaataaaaatctaaatatggAAGAATATGACAGAAAATGTGcaatatgtgtttgtttgtacatATATGTGCAGAGGCTGTGGGAAAAACTTACCTGTATGcgtagaaaaacacaaaatacacatACAGAGCTAAAAAAGTGCCTTAATGTAACACATAAAGACTGATGTGGTGACTTATGATAGAATCACGTgacttatttatctttttacagTGAAGGTccactttaaatgtatttcctgCTGCGTCTgtgtcccctctctctgctgaacCCCTGCTACAGGCTTTTGAGAGGGCTTGGTTTGAGTTTGACGATAGAGGGCGCTAGTAAGCAAGGATAAAGCTCTGCTGGAATTCAGACAGCCGTCTGAGaaagctgcagctgctgagACTGGCtgcttcttttcctctctttccctctaaCTCTGTCTAACGCTCCTTCACTCACTCATTACACTCGTTCACTGTATAATTCCAGACACAGCGCCGCTCTGTCCCCGTATTAAAACAGGAGAGTATCCACGTTACCAACTTATAGAGGAGGGTGTTCTCGTGCACGCGCTTTAATagcacaaaaaaacagtgtttgatCTATTTTGTTTTACGGTGTTTTTGTGGTGTCTGATTCCACGCACAAAACATCAACTAAAAAGGTGCAGATGTGCCTCTCACAGTGCGCCCTCAGGAGATTTTTACGCACGATCCCTGCCAGAATGACCGCCAGCATCACATGAATGTGTGCTCATCAACCCCCCCCTTTTACAAGTACTTGGAGGGACACACACCGCGCACTCTGATCCCACACAGACATGGAGTTAATGGGTTTGCGCAGTGGCCGAGGAGGAACCCCTTCTTCACATGatcctgtctgtttttcattcctctTTTTTACGCAAATGAATTCATAACCGCCGTGTCAGATTCCTGTTTGCTGAGTGGACTGATCAGCGCTTGTGCACAGACACCGCGAGAGCCTCAGAGCACGCAGCCACTGGCGACCACACGCATTCATATTAGTAACCACAGGGAAACCACAGCACTGCGCACACTTGCCAGCCCTGTCCCGGCTCGCGTGGTCTGCACTGAGATTTCAAACTGTCCCGtgtattcataaaaaaaatgacagcgGAGTGCGCAAAAGTTATGCGTTTTCTTGTCACATGAGGAATCTCTTGCGGCAATGCCATCATCCCTGCCCCACACTGCGTTACATATGTAATAACGTCACCCTGAAATAGCTCTTAAATGCATACAGTCATTTATTAAACCAGTGTCTCGTCATATCTCCAAAAGAAAGACGCAGAAGTCTCAGATTTGAAGCATTGATTTGTCCCCCCCCCAAAAGTACAGAAGCACGTCtcgaggaagaagagaggaagcgACACTTTGGCTAATAAGCGTCTCTCAGTGTGTCTGCCTTTTTGTCAAATATTGACGCTACTGCCGGCGTCTGAACCCGACGCTCCAAGACCAAGTCCGACCCTGTTTACGTGCGCTGCCGGGGGAGAGCAAAACCAGAGGGGGTGGAGAGGGAGCgaaagcgagagagagagcgagagcgagcgagagagagagagagagaggggaggaagagagagagagagggagactgcAATATCATTTGTGAATCCCTCTCACAGTGCTGCAGATAGGGGCTGCCAACACATGCGGCGCGTCTGCAGGTTAGGGAACAGGCTCGAAATGTGCTGGACACACTGAGGAATTCAACAGACGTTTCCTGAAATCAACGAaggatttacatttttatttttctccatcgctttttccctttttttaaaaattcttcTCTCTCTCGTGCAACCCAGAATTTTCTGATCACAGTGGAGTTGtgttgcaaaaaaagaaaggagagagagagagatagatagagagagagagagagagaactccACTGTCTGCTTGCTGACTTGGAGGGAAGAGAGCAGAGTAGGCAACCGGACAGGTAATTTGCCTCATATTCACATCCCCGAGATCGGAGAGTTGACAAGGTCTCCGCGCAGTGAGATGAGTTTGGGGAAACTGCGCGGGCATTTAAATAATCCTCTGACATATGTGGACATATCAGCGGGGAGAGGGAATATCGCAGCCTCACCCTAACAAGGAAATTCTACCCCACAAACTGTGAGTAAAAACCCCTCGGATAAGGACTGAATTTACTTTCTGGTGATTTGATTCTTGGACTGTGACATTTTGGCTTTTTACGCGCATGAAATTCAAATATTTGTGGCACCGCCCGGAGCGCAGGGAGCCTCTCTGGTGTGTTTCATGATATCATTGCGGCTTTTTTATTGCTAAATCAAGGAAAGAAGCAACTAACACTCAGTGCCGGAGgagggaaaagaggaaaaagagacgAAAAGCCCCGTGCACTTGCTGCTTTCCACTGCAGCAGGAGAGATGTAGGAAGTCGTCCGGAGGATGAAGTCTCACGCATCCCGCAGCAGAGGGCTTTGCTCTTTATGAAAGCGATATTTCCTCTCCACACTCGGACTCTGCTATAGtgatttaattcttttttttttttggtaatttTTTCCAATTCTGAGTGGACATTTTTTAATCCAGGGAGAACAATGAGGACTACTGGTGCAGTGGACTATTTGTACTATTGCATGCTCATCCTGCAGTTTGTGCATCAGCCCGCTGCAAAGCAGGTGCTCCGGTACCGTCTGGCTGAGGAGGGACCCGCCGATGTCAGAGTAGGGAACGTAGCCGGTGACTTGGGCATCGTCGCCGGCTCCGGTGAGGTGACATTCACGCTAGAATCAGGCTCTGATTTCTTCAAAATAGACAACATAACAGGTGAGCTCACCACCAATGAGAGGCGCATAGACCGTGAAAAACTACAGCAGTGCCAGATGATCTTTGATGAAAATGAGTGCTTCATAGATTTTGAAGTGTCAGTGATTGGACCCGCTCAGAGCTGGGTCGACCTCTTTGAGGGAAAAGTCATCATATTAGACATAAATGACAACACTCCGTCTTTCCCTTCCCCTGTCCTGACACTGTCTGTGGAGGAAAACAGACCAATTGGAACCCTTTATCTGCTTCCCACAGCCACAGACAGAGATTTTGGAAGAAATGGAATAGAGAGATATGAGCTTATCCAGGACAATGGGGACAACTCAAGGCGCTTGGGCTCCTCTGGGGATTCATTCTCCGGGAAGAGGAGATTTGAGGAAGGCGCAAGCAGGAGCAGCGTCTTTGAACTGCAAGTTGCTGACACTACTGATGGAGAGAAGCAGCCTCAGCTCATCATTAAAGGGGCCCTTGATAGGGAACAGAGAGACTCCTATGAGCTTACGCTGCGCGTGAGGGATGGAGGCGATCCTCCTCGCTCTTCCCAGGCCATTCTTAGGGTGATGATCACTGATGTGAATGACAACAGCCCTCGCTTTGAGAAGAGTGTGTATGAAGCTGACCTACCGGAAAACAGCTCCCCTGGTGCCCCCATTCTTCAGCTGAAAGCGGCTGATGCAGACGTGGGGGTTAATGGTCAAATAGAGTATGTGTTCGGGGCAGCCACGGAGTCAGTAAGGCGGCTGCTGAGGTTGGATGAGAGCACAGGGTGGCTGAGTGTCTTGCACCGCATTGACCGTGAAGAAGTGAGCCAACTGAGGTTCACAGTAATGGCCCGTGACCGAGGCCAGCCACCGAAAATGGACAAGGCCACTGTGGTGCTGAACATCAAGGATGAGAACGACAACGTTCCTGCCATAGAGATACGGAAAATTGGGCGCATCTTCTTGAAAGATGGGATAGCAAACGTGGCAGAGGATGTGGTCGTGGACACACCCATCGCCTTGGTTCAGGTGTCAGACCGGGACCAAGGGGAGAACGGCATTGTCACCTGCACAGTGGTGGGGGATGTCCCCTTTCAGCTCAAACCAGCCAGTGAAATGGAGGGTgagcagaataaaaagaaatacttcCTCCACACGTCTGCACCGCTGGACTATGAAGCCACACAGGAATACAATGTGGTCATTGTTGCTGTGGACTCCGGAAGCCCCAGCTTAACGAGTAATAACTCTGTTATCGTCAAGGTGGGCGACACTAATGACAACCCTCCTGTCTTCAGCCAGAACGTGGTAGAGGTGTCGTTCCCAGAAAACAATCCCCCTGGCGAGAGGGTGACGACAGTGGCAGCCATAGATGCAGATAGTGGGAAGAACGCTGAAATAGCCTACTCCCTTGACTCGTCAGTAAATGGGCTTTTCTCCATTGATGCAGACAGTGGGGACATCCGGGTAAACACCATCTTGGATAGAGAGCAAACTGAGCGCTATGAATTCAAAGTGATAGCCAAAGATAAGGGAATAAACACCCTTCAGGGCTCGGCGACAGTGGTCGTCCTCGTGGCAGACAAGAATGACAACGCACCAAAGTTCATGCAGGACGTGTTCACCTTCTATGTCAAAGAAAACCTCGAGCCCAACAGCCCAGTTGGCATGGTTACAGTTATTGATGCAGATAAAGGCCAAAATGCTGAGATGAGCCTTTTcattgaagaagaggaggacttTTCGATCGAGAATGACACCGGGACTATTTTCTCCACTTTGTCCTTTGACCGTGAGCAGAGAACTACCTACACCTTCTGTGTCAAAGCTGTGGATGGAGGTGACCCTCCCAAATCTGCCACCGCCACAGTTTCTCTCTTCGTCATGGATGAAAATGACAACCCACCAACTGTCACTTTCCCAATAAACAGCTCCTACACCCTGCTACCGCCTTCAAGTAACATCAGAACTGTAGTCAGGACTGTCATTGCAACTGATACCGATACCGGGCCCAATGCAGACCTGAGCTACAGCATCATTGGAGGCAACCCCTTCAAGCTGTTTGAGATTGACGGGGGCACTGGGGTCATCTCGCTGGTGGGGAAGTTGGAACAGAAGCACTACGGCCTCCACAGACTTGTAGTCCAGGTAAACGACAGTGGCCAGCCTTCACAGAGCACCTGCACATTAGTTCACGTGTACGTCAATGAGACTCTTTCCAATTCCACTGTCGTGGAGGCCCAAGTCGCCAGGAGCCTGAGCACTTCCCTGAACCAGAACATCGCTGGTGACCCCAACTATGACCTCAGCAAGCAGCGGCTAAGCATTGTGATAGGAGTCGTTTCAGGCATCATGACAGTGATCCTCATCATTCTTGTCGTCGTCATGGCacgctactgccgccccaagaACAAGAATGGCTATGAGGCCGGTAAGAAGGACCACGAAGACTTCTTCACGCCCCAGCAGCACGACAAATCCAAGAAACCCAAGAAAGataagaagaaacagaaatccAAACAGCCGCTCTACAGCAGCATCGTCACTGTGGAGGCGTCCAAACCCAACGGGCAGCGCTACGACGGAGTCAACGAAAAGCTGTCGGACAGTCCCGGCATGGGCCGCTACCGTTCCGTCAACGGAGGACCGGGGAGCCCAGATCTGGCCCGGCACTACAAGTCCAGTTCGCCGCTCCCTACCGTCCAGCTGCACCCGCAGTCACCAACAGCTGGAAAAAAGCACCAGGCAGTTCAGGACCTGCCCCCTGCCAATACCTTTGTTGGCACCGGAGATAACATTTCCCTTGGATCTGACCACTGCTCTGAATACAGCAGTCAAACCATCAACAAGTACAACAAACAGGTAAGAAGACACATCTCCATgttccccccctccccccctccccttttcCACCACTCTTAAATGTcttctgtttcttcctcttaGTGTTCTCTCCACCATAATGCTTTCTGACAGGGCTAGTCTCAGTAGTCTTGTTGCCTTTATGGTGCTAATGTGTGTCAAGTTAGCGGTATTGATCTGTTTTGGTTTGGAGTGCCATTCACATGTAATAttgaaagggaagaaaaaaggtTTAGATTAGCTTATGAAGGGGGTTCTGTTACCGCTCGACCAAACACGGACGACTTTTTCACTTTTATCTCGGCATGTGTCTCGGCTGCCTTTTCcatcaggggtgtcaaaacTAGGAACATGGGCGAATATGTGCTGCAGACAGCTCACATAAGGGTTTGGTTTGCAGTTATTTTATCCCAGAGGGGGAGCGAGGCAGGGGCCGGGTACACTCCCCCCCCCTAAAGCCTGCCCT contains the following coding sequences:
- the pcdh7b gene encoding protocadherin-7b isoform X3; translated protein: MRTTGAVDYLYYCMLILQFVHQPAAKQVLRYRLAEEGPADVRVGNVAGDLGIVAGSGEVTFTLESGSDFFKIDNITGELTTNERRIDREKLQQCQMIFDENECFIDFEVSVIGPAQSWVDLFEGKVIILDINDNTPSFPSPVLTLSVEENRPIGTLYLLPTATDRDFGRNGIERYELIQDNGDNSRRLGSSGDSFSGKRRFEEGASRSSVFELQVADTTDGEKQPQLIIKGALDREQRDSYELTLRVRDGGDPPRSSQAILRVMITDVNDNSPRFEKSVYEADLPENSSPGAPILQLKAADADVGVNGQIEYVFGAATESVRRLLRLDESTGWLSVLHRIDREEVSQLRFTVMARDRGQPPKMDKATVVLNIKDENDNVPAIEIRKIGRIFLKDGIANVAEDVVVDTPIALVQVSDRDQGENGIVTCTVVGDVPFQLKPASEMEGEQNKKKYFLHTSAPLDYEATQEYNVVIVAVDSGSPSLTSNNSVIVKVGDTNDNPPVFSQNVVEVSFPENNPPGERVTTVAAIDADSGKNAEIAYSLDSSVNGLFSIDADSGDIRVNTILDREQTERYEFKVIAKDKGINTLQGSATVVVLVADKNDNAPKFMQDVFTFYVKENLEPNSPVGMVTVIDADKGQNAEMSLFIEEEEDFSIENDTGTIFSTLSFDREQRTTYTFCVKAVDGGDPPKSATATVSLFVMDENDNPPTVTFPINSSYTLLPPSSNIRTVVRTVIATDTDTGPNADLSYSIIGGNPFKLFEIDGGTGVISLVGKLEQKHYGLHRLVVQVNDSGQPSQSTCTLVHVYVNETLSNSTVVEAQVARSLSTSLNQNIAGDPNYDLSKQRLSIVIGVVSGIMTVILIILVVVMARYCRPKNKNGYEAGKKDHEDFFTPQQHDKSKKPKKDKKKQKSKQPLYSSIVTVEASKPNGQRYDGVNEKLSDSPGMGRYRSVNGGPGSPDLARHYKSSSPLPTVQLHPQSPTAGKKHQAVQDLPPANTFVGTGDNISLGSDHCSEYSSQTINKYNKQPFRRVTFSVVSQPQDPHQQGSLQSCYDSGLDESETPSSKSSSGPRLGALPLPEDSYERTTPDGSVGEAEHMENGEKEH